The proteins below are encoded in one region of Doryrhamphus excisus isolate RoL2022-K1 chromosome 4, RoL_Dexc_1.0, whole genome shotgun sequence:
- the LOC131128713 gene encoding uncharacterized protein LOC131128713: MTSNAGDAQPGSALGLPPSSVLVYILYTSSKMNPPVINSTSSVSTTRRKREAERSVNWTVEETQVLLCAWSDERVQKSLSENLRNRHVFKHLSARMSDMGFCRSPHQCRLRVKTLKANYVRAKLHRSVDGSQLCSFKYFDEMDAVLGRRTDAGAGVGGGPHLSPFRGHRLTSPGITAREHFSSSEEKGSRQPWPLDFQVKMENEDDSEFSDAGVTQELGERRPDVCFGSNVHPVPAASPSCHAVLPPPAPPQATSPSPFLSTEVPTTPDVLPTESGRLEPVLHHLSQCFQQLVSETRGLLAQLEKQRQEQARWHQELLSQWMQREEQRQKEAAEREERREKAHMEHQIRVLELLTSLAREQGCKCGGGRTAAEAPTGPNRTSNKDGD; the protein is encoded by the exons ATGACGTCAAACGCTGGCGACGCTCAACCCGGAAGTGCCCTCGGTCTTCCCCCCTCAAGTGTGCTTGTTTATATTCTCTACACCTCGTCCAAAATGAATCCTCCCGTCATCAACTCGACGAGCTCTGTGTCCACAACACGGC GGAAGCGGGAGGCCGAGCGCTCGGTCAACTGGACGGTGGAGGAGACTCAGGTTCTCCTGTGCGCGTGGAGCGACGAGCGCGTCCAGAAGAGTCTGTCGGAAAACCTGCGCAACCGCCACGTCTTCAAACACCTCTCGGCCCGCATGAGCGACATGGGCTTCTGTCGCAGTCCTCACCAGTGCCGTCTGCGCGTCAAAACTCTGAAGGCCAACTACGTGAGAGCGAAACTTCACAGGAGCGTGGACGGCTCCCAGCTCTGCAGCTTTAAGTACTTTGACGAGATGGACGCGGTGCTGGGACGGAGGACTGACGCGGGAGCGGGAGTGGGAGGCGGGCCTCATTTGAGTCCTTTCCGGGGTCATCGTCTCACGTCTCCGGGGATCACGGCGAGGGAACATTTTAGCTCGTCTGAGGAGAAAGGAAGCCGGCAGCCATGGCCGCTAGACTTTCAAGTCAAGATGGAGAACGAAGACGATTCCGAGTTCAGCGACGCGGGAGTCACGCAAGAACTCGGAGAGAGACGACCGGATGTTTGTTTCGGGTCAAATGTCCATCCTGTGCCTGCAG CTTCTCCCTCCTGCCACGCGGTTCTGCCTCCGCCCGCCCCACCTCAAGCGACCTCCCCGTCCCCCTTCCTTTCGACCGAGGTTCCGACGACACCCGACGTTCTCCCCACCGAGTCCGGCCGCCTGGAACCGGTGCTCCATCACCTGTCGCAGTGCTTCCAGCAACTCGTGTCGGAGACCCGAGGCCTGCTGGCGCAGCTGGAGAAACAGAGGCAGGAGCAGGCCCGCTGGCACCAGGAGCTGCTGAGCCAGTGGATGCAACGGGAGGAGCAGCGGCAGAAGGAGGCGGCCGAGAGGGAGGAGCGGCGGGAGAAGGCCCACATGGAGCATCAGATCAGGGTTTTGGAGCTCCTCACCAGCCTGGCCCGTGAACAAGGATGCAAATGCGGAGGCGGAAGAACCGCAGCCGAGGCGCCGACTGGGCCGAACCGCACATCCAACAAGGATGGAGATTAG
- the tmem175 gene encoding endosomal/lysosomal proton channel TMEM175 produces the protein MGRHHHHHRDDDTEEEHAAVVEQQVGEDAEGQPAASTESLAASESEPLGGTQSSHRLLAFSDALISIIATVMILPVAHTKMENDEELTQSIQLLLTTKILVYLMTFLIVTVAWAAHIRLFQVIVRIDDCVALLNLACMMLITFLPYTFSLMAAFPSNVLGILLFCGCVMVMGVIQSAIVSYAFSRPFLLNRHIRESENRAFYKHHILKVLLRVPLMCLFASIFSFILFQLSYALLAVVIFLPYISQCVKWCRGKVIGPLEETPDSVMFYTYLPSEPLSKERVEAFSDGVYAIVATLLILDICEDNVPDPSAVQKRFGGSLVAALQAYGPEYLAYFGSFATVGLLWFVHHSLFLHVTKATRLMGLMNTLSLAFVGGLPLAYQLTHEFPRESRNELEAVQTSCVIVFFAGVFQLAIWVVALHDERETLHPRVRYGGPEHVFMLAKLALYPCVALGTFFLTCVLSRFSVTIFHLMEIIVPFAFLLLRLLVRVALALLRLLFCPRGGEPGNMEEDDARVPFNPLVT, from the exons ATGGGccgacaccaccaccaccaccgcgaCGACGACACGGAGGAGGAGCACGCCGCTGTCGTCGAGCAGCAGGTCGGCGAGGACGCGGAGGGGCAGCCGGCGGCCTCCACGGAGAGTCTGGCCGCCTCGGAGAGCGAGCCCCTCGGCGGCACGCAGTCCTCCCACCGCTTGCTGGCCTTCAGCGACGCTCTCATCTCCATCATTGCCACCGTCATG ATTCTTCCTGTCGCTCACACCAAGATGGAAAACGACGAG gAGTTGACGCAGAGCATCCAGCTTCTTCTGACCACGAAGATCTTGGTCTACCTGATGACCTTCCTCATCGTCACGGTGGCCTGGGCTGCTCACATCAG GTTATTCCAGGTGATCGTGCGGATCGACGACTGCGTGGCGTTGTTGAACCTG GCGTGCATGATGCTGATCACCTTCCTGCCGTACACC TTCTCGCTGATGGCCGCCTTTCCCTCCAACGTGCTGGGCATCCTCCTGTTCTGCGGCTGCGTCATGGTGATGGGCGTCATTCAG TCGGCGATTGTGTCGTACGCCTTCAGTCGCCCGTTCCTCCTCAACCGGCACATCCGGGAGTCGGAGAACCGCGCCTTCTACAAGCATCACATCCTCAAAGTCCTGCTGAGGGTTCCTCTCATGTGCCTCTTCGCTAGCATCTTCTCTTTCATCCTCTTCCAGCTG TCGTACGCGTTGCTGGCGGTCGTCATCTTCCTGCCGTACATCTCGCAGTGCGTGAAGTGGTGTCGTGGCAAAGTCATCG GTCCTTTGGAGGAGACTCCGGATTCTGTGATGTTCTACACGTACCTTCCCAGCGAGCCGCTCAGCAAGGAGCGCGTGGAGGCCTTCAGCGACGGCGTCTACGCCATCGTGGCGACGCTCCTCATCCTGGACATTTG CGAAGACAACGTCCCCGACCCGAGCGCGGTCCAGAAGCGCTTTGGGGGCAGCCTGGTGGCCGCCCTGCAGGCCTACGGTCCCGAGTACCTGGCGTACTTCGGCTCCTTCGCCACGGTGGGTCTCTTGTGGTTCGTGCACCACTCGCTCTTCCTGCACGTCACCAAGGCGACGCGGCTGATGGGCTTGATGAACACGCTGTCGCTGGCCTTCGTGGGCGGCCTGCCGCTGGCCTACCAGCTGACGCACGAGTTCCCGCGCGAGTCCCGCAACGAGCTGGAGGCGGTCCAGACCAGCTGCGTCATCGTCTTCTTCGCCGGCGTCTTCCAGTTAGCCATCTGGGTGGTGGCGCTCCACGACGAGCGGGAGACGCTGCACCCCAGGGTGCGCTACGGCGGGCCGGAGCACGTCTTCATGCTGGCCAAGCTGGCGCTCTACCCCTGCGTGGCGCTCGGGACCTTCTTCCTCACATGCGTCCTGAGTCGCTTCAGCGTCACCATCTTTCACCTGATGGAGATCATCGTGCCTTTCGCCTTCCTGCTTTTGCGTCTGTTGGTGCGTGTCGCTTTAGCGCTGCTGCGGCTACTTTTTTGCCCCCGAGGGGGCGAGCCCGGGAACATGGAGGAAGACGACGCGAGGGTGCCTTTCAACCCGTTGGTCACCTAG
- the cds1 gene encoding phosphatidate cytidylyltransferase 1 has translation MTELRRRGGGGEDPDGTDNISDKEGDDRLGLQGDTEGECDVDTKADTPDVPASTADTDNTPQCLNKALEGLPPRWKNYWIRGVLSIAMISGFFLIIYMGPIALILIVMTVQIKCFQEIITIGYKVYRSYDLPWFRTLSWYFLVCVNYFFYGETLADYFGALVQREEPLQFLSRYHRFISFALYLAGFCMFVLSLVKKHYRLQFYMFAWTHVTLLIVVTQSHLVIQNLFEGMIWFIVPISIVICNDIGAYLFGFFFGRTPLIKLSPKKTWEGFIGGYFSTVIFGFILAYLLSQFQYFVCPVGFSSDTNSFVVECEPSELFVLQEYTLPAILGNMLPWRTVTLYPFQIHSIFLSSFASLIGPFGGFFASGFKRAFKIKDFASTIPGHGGIMDRFDCQYLMATFTHVYIGSFIRGPNPSKVMQQLLMLQPQQQLSIFNTLTSHLRERGLLPPPA, from the exons ATGACCGAGCTCCGGCGGCGAGGCGGCGGCGGAGAGGACCCGGACGGCACCGACAACATCAGCGACAAA GAAGGCGATGACAGGCTGGGCCTGCAAGGCGACACGGAGGGCGAATGCGACGTGGACACCAAGGCGGACACTCCCGATGTTCCGGCATCCACCGCGGACACGGACAACACTCCACAGTGTCTGAACAAGGCCCTGGAAGGCCTGCCCCCCAG ATGGAAGAACTACTGGATACGAGGAGTTCTGTCCATCGCCATGATTTCTGGCTTTTTCCTCATCATCTACATGGGACCCATCGCTCTCATTTTGATA GTGATGACGGTCCAAATCAAGTGTTTCCAGGAAATCATCACCATCGGTTACAAGGTTTATCGATCCTATGACCTGCCCTGGTTCCGGACGCTCAGCTG GTACTTCCTGGTCTGCGTCAACTACTTCTTCTACGGCGAGACGCTCGCCGACTACTTTGGCGCCCTGGTGCAGAGGGAGGAGCCTCTGCAGTTCCTGTCGCGCTACCACCGCTTCATCTCATTCGCTCTTTACCTGGCAG GTTTCTGCATGTTTGTGCTGAGTTTAGTGAAGAAACATTACCGCCTGCAGTTTTATATG TTTGCTTGGACCCATGTGACGCTGTTGATTGTGGTAACTCAGTCGCACCTTGTCATTCAGAACCTGTTTGAAGGGATGATCTG GTTCATCGTGCCCATCTCCATCGTCATCTGCAACGACATCGGCGCCTATCTGTTTGGCTTCTTCTTCGGACGGACGCCACTCATCAAG CTGTCCCCGAAGAAGACGTGGGAGGGCTTCATTGGAGGCTACTTCTCCACCGTGATCTTTGGCTTCATT CTGGCGTACCTGCTGTCTCAGTTCCAGTACTTTGTGTGCCCGGTGGGCTTCAGCAGCGACACCAACAGCTTTGTGGTGGAATGTGAACCCTCCGAGCTGTTTGTCCTGCAGGAGTATACGCTGCCCGCCATCCTCGGGAACATGCTACCATGG AGGACGGTGACCTTGTACCCTTTCCAGATCCACAGCATCTTCCTGTCGTCCTTCGCCTCGCTCATCGGGCCTTTCGGCGGCTTCTTCGCCAGCGGCTTCAAACGCGCCTTCAAGATCAAG GACTTTGCCAGCACCATCCCGGGCCACGGGGGCATCATGGACCGCTTCGACTGTCAGTACCTGATGGCCACCTTCACGCACGTCTACATCGGCAGCTTCATCAG GGGTCCCAACCCGAGCAAAGTGATGCAGCAGCTGCTGATGCTGCAGCCCCAGCAGCAGCTGAGCATCTTCAACACGCTGACGTCACACCTGAGGGAGCGCGGCCTGCTGCCCCCCCCGGCCtga